A single genomic interval of Microbulbifer variabilis harbors:
- a CDS encoding glycerophosphodiester phosphodiesterase translates to MALGTLFCFAHRGYQGLFSENTLQAIGEALDLKVGGVEIDIWNIGGQLLVTHDRRLGRLQPGNTIITDMQPETLRAMPLPCGSKIPTLQEVLDLIGDKAQLNIELKGPNCATLLAQEIRTFVTDSGATFDQYIVSSFDQLQLYECLRLLPEVRRGVIIVGVPLDLAACTAPLKAYSLHTALDFLHKDLLNDAKYRGLKNYIFTVNNPDDLALLASQGADGVFTDRPQMVLDFNKKIMGA, encoded by the coding sequence ATGGCATTAGGCACCCTCTTCTGCTTTGCTCACCGAGGTTACCAAGGCTTGTTTAGTGAAAACACGCTACAGGCAATTGGCGAAGCACTGGATTTGAAGGTTGGAGGAGTAGAAATTGATATATGGAATATTGGCGGTCAACTTCTTGTTACTCATGATAGGCGCCTAGGTCGTTTGCAACCTGGGAATACAATTATTACAGACATGCAACCAGAAACTCTTAGAGCTATGCCTCTACCCTGCGGCAGTAAGATTCCAACGCTACAAGAAGTCTTAGACTTAATAGGTGACAAGGCTCAATTAAACATAGAACTCAAAGGCCCTAATTGTGCGACACTATTGGCACAAGAGATTCGTACATTTGTTACAGATAGCGGGGCTACTTTTGATCAATATATAGTATCTTCATTTGATCAATTACAATTATATGAATGCCTACGCCTACTACCAGAAGTTCGTCGCGGTGTAATAATAGTTGGGGTTCCCCTCGATCTAGCCGCATGTACAGCCCCTTTGAAAGCTTATTCACTACATACTGCCTTGGACTTCCTCCACAAAGATTTACTTAACGATGCCAAATATCGAGGGTTAAAAAACTATATTTTCACAGTAAATAACCCTGACGACTTAGCACTACTTGCCTCACAGGGTGCGGATGGAGTATTTACCGACAGACCACAAATGGTCTTGGATTTCAACAAAAAAATTATGGGCGCATAA
- a CDS encoding MFS transporter produces MNNQRILLSLFAIYFVFAILLNSVGTVILQVINTYGVSKSAASVLEGFKDIPIGIVSFLVASQLPRFGFKRAMLMGLAIVTGACIAMPLLPGFWTAKLLFLSVGVAFALVKVAVYSTVGLLTRGPNEHASMVNTLEGVFMVGVLGGYWLFSAFIDSANPGSTAWLSVYWVLAAICLFAFILLSLTKMDESGTRVEGTSPRQDFWAMIKLMAKPLVYIYVISVFIYVLIEQGIGSWLPTFNNEILKLPAAMSVQAASIFAAGLALGRLGAGAIMRRLHWYPVLNVCLLAMALLVVLTLPLSSDVQANPDINWFNAPIAAFILPLIGLFMAPIYPAINSVMLSSLPTHQHSAMTGLLVIFSALGGTTGSLITGSVFEAFDGQVAFYLSLVPISVILVSLFFFRRAVEGREVGASAKLTV; encoded by the coding sequence ATGAACAATCAGCGCATACTGCTTTCCCTATTCGCCATCTACTTTGTGTTCGCCATTCTCTTGAACAGTGTCGGCACTGTGATACTGCAGGTGATTAATACTTACGGCGTGAGTAAGTCTGCAGCCAGTGTATTGGAGGGCTTTAAGGATATCCCCATCGGCATCGTATCTTTTCTGGTGGCTTCGCAACTGCCGCGTTTCGGATTTAAGCGGGCCATGCTGATGGGGCTCGCTATTGTTACCGGGGCTTGTATTGCCATGCCCCTACTGCCAGGTTTCTGGACAGCAAAACTACTGTTCCTTTCCGTGGGAGTCGCATTTGCCTTGGTGAAGGTCGCGGTTTATTCAACTGTGGGCCTGTTAACACGTGGTCCAAATGAACATGCGAGTATGGTGAATACCCTGGAGGGGGTATTTATGGTGGGGGTTCTTGGTGGGTATTGGCTGTTTAGTGCCTTTATCGACTCTGCCAATCCAGGTTCTACAGCTTGGCTGAGTGTCTATTGGGTGCTGGCTGCGATTTGTCTGTTTGCCTTTATTTTATTGTCGCTGACAAAAATGGATGAGTCGGGTACCCGGGTTGAGGGCACCAGTCCACGGCAGGATTTCTGGGCAATGATAAAATTGATGGCCAAGCCCTTGGTTTATATTTATGTAATTTCCGTTTTTATCTATGTGTTGATCGAACAGGGTATCGGCAGCTGGCTGCCCACGTTTAACAATGAAATTTTGAAGTTACCAGCGGCGATGAGCGTCCAGGCTGCCAGTATTTTTGCCGCAGGGCTCGCCTTGGGCCGCTTGGGAGCAGGGGCTATTATGCGGCGTTTACACTGGTACCCAGTGCTGAATGTCTGCCTGCTGGCAATGGCATTACTGGTGGTACTGACTCTGCCGCTATCCAGTGATGTGCAGGCCAACCCGGATATCAACTGGTTCAATGCGCCGATTGCGGCCTTTATTCTGCCTCTGATTGGCCTGTTTATGGCCCCCATTTATCCGGCAATCAACTCGGTGATGCTGAGTTCACTACCGACCCATCAGCATTCGGCGATGACCGGGCTTCTGGTGATTTTTTCTGCGCTAGGGGGCACTACCGGTTCACTGATTACGGGTTCGGTTTTTGAAGCCTTTGATGGTCAGGTGGCCTTTTACTTATCACTGGTGCCGATCTCGGTAATTCTAGTCAGCTTGTTCTTTTTCCGTAGGGCTGTGGAAGGGCGAGAAGTTGGGGCCTCAGCTAAGTTGACGGTTTGA
- a CDS encoding MFS transporter, translating to MADSNTSKSKERLLALIGLSFAVFLVANDLTIFPAAIPTIEQEFNSDITRAQWIINGYILVFGVLIITGGRLADIYGRRRIFFIGAGFFAFFSLIAALSMDIWMLLVSRALMGIGGALMWPAILGMVYELIPKERAGLAGGLIMGVCGISDSFAPMLGGFLTEFASWRWIFLLDVIVAALVCLGCWKTVADDKPEKIEEHIDYLGVTTLSISLFSLLMALDLVVELGFKSPIVVLLFIISVFFLGGFTAVERNAGSDALIPKDVMSDRRFFAACIVTLLLSVVFFSALVYIPQFLTKVRGYSPTLAGIGLMPMMMAYGLVSYISGRLYEKIGAKVIIAIGSVFISAAMFMLSHIQVNTSFRELIPGLLVLGTGVGFFFSTATTVAVTIVARNRSSLAGGIIYMFQIAGGALGLGMNTTIIALAPDLSTGIDRAFTINAYLALIGLVVSVLFIEGEPRRVGSTK from the coding sequence ATGGCAGATTCCAATACTTCCAAAAGTAAAGAGAGGTTGTTGGCGCTGATTGGCCTCAGCTTCGCTGTATTTTTGGTGGCAAATGATCTAACCATATTCCCCGCCGCCATCCCCACCATTGAGCAAGAGTTTAATTCTGACATTACAAGAGCCCAGTGGATTATCAACGGCTACATCCTCGTATTTGGTGTTCTGATTATCACGGGTGGACGCTTGGCTGATATTTATGGGCGACGACGCATTTTTTTTATAGGTGCAGGTTTTTTTGCCTTCTTTTCGCTGATTGCCGCTTTATCCATGGATATTTGGATGCTGCTAGTGTCCAGGGCCTTGATGGGAATTGGTGGGGCGCTGATGTGGCCGGCAATATTGGGGATGGTCTATGAGCTCATACCAAAAGAGCGCGCGGGCCTGGCTGGCGGCCTGATCATGGGAGTGTGTGGAATCTCTGACTCCTTTGCCCCAATGTTAGGAGGCTTTTTAACCGAGTTTGCGAGTTGGCGATGGATATTTCTTCTCGATGTTATAGTCGCTGCATTAGTGTGTTTAGGGTGCTGGAAAACGGTCGCTGATGATAAACCAGAGAAGATTGAAGAGCATATTGACTACTTGGGAGTGACGACACTCTCTATTTCTTTGTTTAGCTTGTTAATGGCCTTGGATCTTGTCGTAGAGCTGGGCTTTAAAAGTCCGATAGTTGTCCTCTTATTTATCATTAGCGTGTTTTTTCTAGGGGGCTTTACTGCTGTTGAGCGCAATGCCGGTAGTGATGCACTAATTCCCAAAGATGTTATGAGTGACAGGCGTTTCTTTGCGGCATGTATAGTGACCTTATTGCTTTCTGTAGTCTTCTTTTCTGCGCTTGTATATATTCCACAGTTTCTCACCAAAGTGCGGGGTTATTCCCCAACATTGGCCGGTATTGGGCTGATGCCGATGATGATGGCTTACGGCTTGGTTTCCTATATATCCGGTAGGCTTTACGAAAAAATAGGAGCCAAGGTGATCATAGCGATAGGCTCGGTATTTATCAGTGCAGCAATGTTTATGCTCTCCCATATACAAGTAAATACCAGCTTCCGAGAGTTGATACCAGGCCTATTGGTACTTGGTACCGGGGTTGGTTTTTTCTTTTCGACAGCGACTACTGTTGCAGTGACTATTGTTGCCCGCAACCGATCGAGTCTGGCTGGTGGGATTATCTATATGTTCCAGATTGCCGGCGGTGCATTGGGCTTGGGAATGAATACCACCATAATTGCCTTAGCCCCAGATCTGTCAACCGGTATAGACCGAGCTTTCACGATTAATGCCTACTTAGCACTCATCGGTCTGGTGGTATCAGTTTTGTTTATTGAGGGGGAGCCTCGTAGGGTAGGGAGTACAAAATAA
- a CDS encoding glycoside hydrolase family 65 protein: MKKEQQHKLEIHPWGLLEREFQADDYPLNATLFSLGNGFIGLRGTFEEGFDPEPFSDGCYLNGVYASEPIRYGEAAYGYARNNQRMLTVPDGKGIQIWVDGERFNLAEGEILEYERHLDMANATLARSLTWRSPLGKTLRLKTQRQICLTEKHLVLIHVEITPLDFGGEIRLLTGLDGNLDQAERSDDPRLASPIDQGDIQWLNNVADGDYLALALSVRSSGYEIRCAATHRLQASAGHTMTNLRHENRVATEYRCVAQRGKPIGLTKYLAYFAEQRAEPIEVGSLRQYLELSANKSFAEYAKAQRIEMDKFWQESDIQVLGNDSLQQGIRFNLFHLFQSLGRDGRTNIAAKGLSGDGYDGHYFWDTEIYVLPFFLYTQPNMARHLLEYRHSILDAARARARELAISKGALFPWRTIGGEECSAYYPAGTAQFHINADIAYAVRHYSRVTGDTEFLRAKGAELVIEGARLWMEIGHFNPRRNNQFCINEVTGPDEYTALVDNNFYTNLMARAHLEYAAEVYQWLQSFDPEACLALAQRIELGPQEPMLWAKAAKAMYLPYDQSQGIHPQDDGFLDKPVWDFEQTPANHYPLLLHYHPLVIYRHQVCKQADVVLGLLLESSEFSIEQKRRDFDFYEPLTTHDSTLSACIHSIIASEVGYHEKALDYFQQVARMDLDNHHNNTQHGIHTACMGGTWMCMVQGFAGMRLHGTELSFAPFVPEGMEGYRFRLQFRGRTLEVDINYSNASYTLITGEPISLHHIHEPVFLAVGETQTFEIAPPVEVTQ; the protein is encoded by the coding sequence ATGAAGAAAGAACAACAACATAAGCTTGAAATTCACCCCTGGGGCCTGCTGGAAAGAGAGTTTCAAGCGGATGACTACCCTCTTAACGCCACCCTATTCTCCCTGGGCAATGGTTTTATTGGCCTGAGAGGCACCTTTGAGGAAGGCTTTGATCCCGAGCCCTTTTCTGATGGCTGTTACCTCAATGGGGTCTATGCCAGTGAACCTATTCGCTACGGCGAAGCTGCTTACGGCTACGCCCGCAATAATCAGCGCATGTTAACAGTACCGGACGGCAAGGGTATTCAAATCTGGGTTGATGGAGAGCGTTTCAACCTCGCTGAGGGTGAAATACTCGAGTATGAACGCCATCTGGATATGGCCAACGCAACCCTTGCGCGCAGCCTTACCTGGCGTTCACCTCTTGGAAAAACCCTCAGGCTCAAAACCCAGCGCCAAATCTGCCTAACTGAAAAACACCTAGTGCTCATCCATGTTGAAATCACTCCACTGGATTTTGGTGGGGAGATACGCTTGTTAACGGGGCTGGATGGCAATCTCGACCAAGCCGAGCGCAGTGACGATCCACGCCTGGCTTCCCCCATTGACCAAGGGGATATCCAATGGCTGAATAACGTCGCCGATGGTGACTACTTGGCACTGGCACTCTCAGTTAGAAGCAGTGGCTATGAGATTCGCTGTGCCGCCACACACCGGCTGCAGGCCAGTGCGGGCCACACAATGACTAATCTGCGCCATGAAAACCGAGTAGCCACCGAATACCGATGTGTTGCCCAACGGGGTAAACCCATAGGCCTGACCAAATACCTAGCCTACTTCGCAGAGCAAAGGGCTGAGCCGATTGAAGTTGGATCACTTCGCCAATACCTTGAACTTAGCGCCAATAAAAGTTTTGCCGAATATGCCAAGGCCCAACGCATAGAGATGGATAAATTCTGGCAAGAATCCGATATCCAGGTACTTGGCAACGACAGTCTACAGCAAGGTATTCGATTTAATCTTTTCCACCTATTCCAATCCCTGGGCAGGGATGGACGTACGAATATCGCTGCTAAAGGGCTCTCGGGAGATGGTTACGACGGCCATTACTTCTGGGATACAGAAATCTATGTATTGCCGTTTTTTCTCTACACCCAGCCCAATATGGCCCGCCACCTGCTGGAGTATCGCCATTCGATCCTGGATGCGGCCCGCGCCCGTGCCCGAGAGCTGGCGATCAGCAAGGGCGCACTCTTTCCCTGGCGCACCATTGGCGGAGAGGAGTGCTCTGCCTACTACCCTGCCGGCACCGCCCAGTTTCATATCAATGCGGATATCGCCTATGCAGTGCGCCACTACAGCCGAGTCACTGGCGATACAGAGTTTCTGCGGGCAAAAGGGGCGGAGCTGGTTATTGAGGGGGCCCGCCTATGGATGGAAATTGGCCACTTCAACCCTCGCCGAAACAACCAATTTTGTATTAATGAAGTCACTGGCCCGGATGAATATACTGCGTTGGTAGATAACAACTTCTATACCAACCTGATGGCCCGTGCGCATTTGGAGTATGCTGCAGAGGTATACCAATGGTTGCAATCCTTTGATCCAGAAGCGTGCCTGGCCTTGGCCCAGCGTATAGAGTTGGGCCCACAGGAGCCCATGCTTTGGGCAAAAGCCGCAAAGGCCATGTACCTTCCCTACGACCAATCCCAAGGCATCCACCCGCAGGATGATGGCTTCCTCGACAAGCCAGTGTGGGACTTTGAGCAAACACCGGCAAATCATTACCCCCTGCTACTGCACTACCATCCACTGGTAATTTATCGACATCAGGTTTGCAAGCAGGCAGATGTAGTCTTGGGACTATTGCTCGAAAGTTCCGAGTTTTCCATCGAACAAAAACGCCGCGACTTCGACTTTTACGAACCGCTCACTACACACGATTCCACCCTATCCGCCTGCATCCACAGCATTATTGCCAGCGAGGTGGGATACCATGAAAAAGCGCTCGACTACTTCCAGCAAGTAGCACGAATGGACCTGGACAATCACCACAATAATACCCAGCACGGTATCCATACCGCCTGTATGGGCGGCACCTGGATGTGCATGGTGCAGGGCTTTGCCGGTATGCGCCTGCATGGTACCGAATTGAGCTTCGCCCCGTTTGTACCCGAGGGTATGGAAGGTTATCGCTTCCGTCTGCAATTCCGTGGTCGCACCCTGGAAGTGGACATCAATTACAGTAATGCCAGCTATACCCTGATAACTGGCGAGCCCATCAGCCTTCATCACATTCATGAACCCGTATTTCTCGCAGTAGGCGAAACCCAAACATTTGAGATAGCACCGCCAGTGGAGGTAACACAGTGA
- a CDS encoding FAD-dependent oxidoreductase: MTSYYDVIIIGAGMAGLSSAYALRKSVDSILICDQFQIGNTFGSSSGSTRMFRAMYSNPYYCQAAKYSNVLWESQEKHYGKKLRVSHGLLFYGEDWGEETIEGSICAAKQVMQRQSIPFEELTAKEISARWPLRTKPGWQGLFEPAAGAVLSGESLNFWKNEVIRCGHKIRLGTKVVSVSDGADVNVLLEDGTKASSKRCIIAAGPWSRYFLELLGYQVQLQIWPMLWAYYTIERDRMDTYPQWFCFQEKAKNDPDQGLYYGFPFMGDKKNGTDLIKIGIDWAPDKLKRSDYTPSANMTIPTELLQILDDFVFSYIEGVRSRSEAHLCPYTMSTDAGFVLDRLSKNIFIFSHGSGQAFKFAPVIGENLKRLVLDEAPLFDLSPWSVKRAALQV; this comes from the coding sequence ATGACAAGCTACTATGATGTGATAATCATTGGTGCGGGTATGGCAGGGCTTAGTTCGGCTTATGCGCTACGCAAATCTGTGGATTCCATTCTAATTTGTGACCAATTCCAGATTGGAAATACTTTTGGTAGTAGCTCCGGTAGTACGAGAATGTTCAGAGCGATGTACTCCAATCCGTATTACTGCCAAGCTGCAAAATATTCTAATGTACTTTGGGAGTCTCAGGAAAAACATTATGGTAAAAAACTTAGAGTATCCCATGGCTTGTTATTTTACGGTGAAGACTGGGGAGAGGAAACCATTGAAGGGAGTATCTGTGCGGCTAAACAAGTCATGCAGAGGCAGTCAATACCTTTTGAAGAGTTGACTGCAAAGGAAATTAGTGCGCGCTGGCCACTGCGCACCAAGCCCGGCTGGCAAGGGCTATTTGAGCCAGCAGCAGGCGCTGTGTTATCCGGCGAGTCCTTAAATTTTTGGAAAAATGAAGTGATTCGTTGCGGCCATAAAATTAGGTTAGGAACCAAAGTGGTTTCGGTCTCTGATGGTGCTGATGTAAATGTCCTGCTTGAGGATGGTACTAAAGCTTCATCCAAGCGTTGTATTATAGCAGCAGGCCCTTGGTCTAGATATTTCCTTGAACTATTGGGGTATCAGGTACAGCTTCAGATTTGGCCAATGTTATGGGCGTACTATACGATTGAAAGAGATCGTATGGATACCTATCCACAGTGGTTCTGTTTTCAGGAAAAAGCAAAGAATGATCCTGATCAAGGGCTTTACTATGGGTTTCCTTTTATGGGGGATAAGAAGAACGGCACAGATTTGATCAAAATAGGTATTGATTGGGCACCAGACAAGTTAAAAAGGTCAGATTACACTCCCTCTGCGAATATGACGATTCCTACAGAGCTACTGCAAATTCTAGACGATTTTGTATTTTCTTATATAGAAGGTGTTAGATCCCGCTCAGAGGCGCACTTATGTCCTTATACAATGAGTACAGATGCAGGGTTTGTATTAGACCGTTTGAGCAAAAATATTTTTATTTTTAGCCATGGTTCAGGTCAAGCCTTTAAGTTTGCCCCAGTGATTGGGGAAAATTTAAAGCGCCTAGTATTGGATGAGGCACCTTTGTTTGATTTGTCACCTTGGTCTGTAAAAAGAGCCGCTTTGCAAGTTTGA
- a CDS encoding NAD(P)-dependent oxidoreductase, with amino-acid sequence MSVDLLSIEMSCGTIHFACAKRSSMPANGGLRVLEYQKDEYAADEACQLAERMQVKHQTYHTGFRGGKIVANVNSISQASFDEIITIAASELNKRKGDMFTGADLNFGDTQVMRLAAKTQYVLAALGSKVHYAEATASGALGAIAAGKSALNIPRARVLVHGAGAVGSRIVKRLVKMGELVSVYDHILERGSISGAVNSENIENWISQDWDIVVLASASRIIDVALARNLKARVLVCVANLPFVSGAQQILEEKGTIVFDEGLSSAGAVMADSIEFYNPEVWRSVNPRQVYHFIFSKISEACFKKLESGYPHLSYLGRQFVGYG; translated from the coding sequence ATGAGTGTAGATTTACTTTCGATTGAAATGTCATGTGGGACAATCCATTTCGCTTGCGCTAAAAGAAGTTCAATGCCAGCGAATGGCGGCCTGAGAGTATTAGAGTATCAGAAGGATGAATATGCTGCTGATGAAGCCTGTCAGTTAGCAGAGCGAATGCAGGTTAAGCACCAAACTTATCATACAGGATTTAGGGGTGGGAAAATTGTTGCAAATGTCAACAGTATATCGCAAGCATCCTTTGATGAAATTATTACCATAGCAGCATCAGAGCTCAACAAAAGAAAAGGAGATATGTTCACTGGCGCAGACCTTAACTTTGGAGATACACAAGTGATGCGTCTAGCTGCGAAAACTCAATATGTGTTAGCCGCATTAGGTTCAAAGGTGCATTATGCAGAAGCTACGGCGTCAGGTGCTTTAGGTGCGATTGCAGCGGGAAAGTCCGCACTCAATATCCCCAGGGCAAGAGTTCTAGTGCATGGTGCAGGTGCTGTTGGGAGCAGAATCGTTAAAAGGCTGGTAAAAATGGGAGAGCTGGTATCTGTCTATGACCATATCTTGGAGCGAGGGAGTATTTCAGGTGCCGTCAATTCTGAAAATATAGAAAATTGGATTTCACAGGACTGGGATATTGTTGTTCTCGCCTCAGCCTCTCGGATAATTGATGTTGCTTTGGCTAGGAATCTAAAGGCTAGAGTATTGGTTTGTGTGGCTAACTTACCTTTTGTATCTGGAGCTCAACAAATATTGGAAGAAAAAGGCACGATAGTATTTGATGAAGGACTTTCTAGTGCCGGTGCAGTGATGGCTGATTCTATTGAGTTTTACAACCCAGAGGTTTGGCGGTCTGTGAATCCACGGCAAGTCTATCATTTTATATTTAGTAAAATTTCTGAAGCCTGCTTTAAAAAATTGGAATCCGGTTACCCCCATCTTAGTTATTTAGGACGACAGTTTGTTGGCTACGGTTAG
- a CDS encoding class I SAM-dependent methyltransferase, with amino-acid sequence MSIGMLQNYSQETLGAKICIDNSWPFFLRALDSIPNKKFCTTIDYGAADGGTSMELWGRVFKKLGDKTICHIANDLPSSNLLTLADNLNELRAKFENLVVFIQPSSFYSHVAPQASINIALAATTMHWLSKIPGTFIEHIHANKVRGLRREPFRAQSVNDFDSLLEARAWEFEVGGQFVLVDLAQDDSGHLLGNNAKDKDMFDTLYDIWLQLYKAGEVSKSAFEGAVFQNYYRTGEDIWQVLNMPHHKKNWIVHEVSIQMTPCPYRSQFDLDGNASAFSEGLMKTIRSWSERTFHTSIVEHGGSSTAIKKLYDELQERIFNSPNHYSMDYVHHYIRLERR; translated from the coding sequence ATGAGTATAGGGATGTTACAGAATTACTCCCAGGAAACCTTGGGAGCTAAGATCTGTATCGATAATAGTTGGCCTTTTTTTCTGCGCGCCTTGGATTCTATACCAAATAAAAAATTTTGTACCACTATCGATTATGGCGCCGCAGATGGTGGTACTTCTATGGAGTTATGGGGGCGAGTATTTAAAAAACTCGGTGATAAAACGATATGCCATATCGCTAATGATTTACCATCCAGTAATCTGTTAACACTCGCTGATAATCTAAACGAATTAAGAGCTAAGTTTGAAAATCTAGTGGTCTTTATACAACCCAGTAGCTTTTATAGTCATGTGGCACCCCAGGCTTCAATCAATATTGCTCTGGCGGCTACCACAATGCACTGGCTATCTAAAATACCTGGCACTTTTATAGAGCACATACACGCAAACAAGGTGCGTGGTTTGCGGCGCGAACCCTTTAGAGCGCAGTCCGTGAATGATTTTGATTCACTGCTTGAGGCGAGAGCCTGGGAGTTTGAAGTGGGTGGTCAGTTTGTCCTTGTGGATTTGGCTCAGGATGATAGCGGCCATTTGCTGGGTAATAACGCAAAAGATAAAGATATGTTCGACACGCTGTATGATATTTGGTTGCAGCTGTATAAAGCTGGAGAAGTATCGAAAAGTGCCTTTGAAGGGGCAGTCTTTCAAAATTATTATCGCACAGGTGAAGATATTTGGCAGGTTTTAAATATGCCTCATCATAAGAAAAACTGGATCGTACATGAAGTATCAATACAAATGACACCATGCCCATATCGCAGTCAGTTTGATTTGGATGGAAATGCTTCAGCCTTTTCCGAGGGGCTGATGAAAACTATACGGAGTTGGAGCGAGCGAACATTCCATACATCAATTGTTGAGCATGGAGGAAGTTCAACTGCGATTAAAAAGTTATATGATGAGTTGCAAGAGCGTATTTTCAATAGTCCCAATCATTATAGTATGGATTATGTTCATCACTATATTCGTTTGGAGCGTCGCTAA
- a CDS encoding LacI family DNA-binding transcriptional regulator, with protein MPKDSSSPVSMSDIARLAGVSESTVSRALNNNPLINEKTRERIQQIARSMNYKINESARNLRLKRSHTISVVINTGSAGGQTFSDPFMLDMIGAIADRLAEHRYDLLFSNRIVTSDDWHAYLMGSRRADGVIVIGQGVDDSPLRELQRQGDPLVVWGGTTKPDLDYCIVSSDNQMGGRQATEHLLKLGRRNILFLGDTAHPEIYGRYEGYRAALTAEGLGNSERQIQVSFSSESGYQSIADLLKTEGLSFDAIFAASDSIAMGAIKALQSQGYKVPDDIAVVGFDDIPIAPFYTPPLTTVRQNIQRGGELMVEKMMQLIGDKTAEPAVLPTELVVRSSCGANPDFQPIQEYSQ; from the coding sequence ATGCCTAAGGATTCCTCCTCTCCCGTCTCCATGTCCGATATTGCACGGCTGGCGGGAGTTTCTGAATCCACTGTTTCCCGCGCGCTGAATAACAACCCGCTAATCAATGAAAAGACTCGGGAGCGTATTCAGCAAATCGCGCGTAGTATGAATTACAAAATCAACGAGAGTGCACGCAATCTGCGTTTAAAACGCAGCCATACCATTTCTGTCGTCATCAATACCGGAAGCGCCGGAGGCCAGACTTTTTCCGACCCCTTTATGTTGGACATGATTGGCGCGATTGCCGATCGCTTGGCCGAGCACCGATATGATCTACTGTTTTCAAATCGTATCGTTACAAGTGACGATTGGCATGCCTACTTAATGGGGTCTCGCCGCGCCGATGGGGTAATTGTGATTGGACAAGGGGTGGACGACAGCCCCCTGCGTGAACTACAACGCCAGGGCGATCCGTTGGTAGTATGGGGAGGTACTACCAAACCAGATCTTGATTACTGCATTGTAAGTAGTGACAATCAGATGGGAGGGCGGCAGGCCACCGAGCACCTACTCAAGCTGGGCCGTCGTAACATCCTCTTTCTTGGTGATACTGCGCACCCCGAGATTTACGGTCGCTACGAGGGTTATAGGGCCGCGCTTACCGCAGAGGGGCTGGGTAATAGCGAGCGTCAAATTCAGGTTTCTTTCTCCAGTGAAAGCGGTTATCAATCCATTGCAGACTTGCTAAAAACCGAGGGGTTGAGCTTCGATGCGATTTTCGCCGCAAGTGACAGCATTGCAATGGGAGCCATCAAGGCTTTGCAGAGCCAGGGTTACAAGGTTCCCGACGATATTGCAGTAGTTGGATTTGATGATATCCCCATCGCGCCTTTCTATACGCCCCCACTAACGACTGTGCGACAGAATATCCAGCGCGGCGGTGAGCTGATGGTGGAGAAGATGATGCAGTTGATCGGTGATAAGACAGCAGAGCCAGCAGTGCTGCCAACCGAACTGGTGGTACGCTCTTCCTGTGGCGCTAACCCTGATTTCCAACCGATCCAGGAATATAGTCAGTAA